In a single window of the Chionomys nivalis chromosome 11, mChiNiv1.1, whole genome shotgun sequence genome:
- the LOC130884220 gene encoding 60S ribosomal protein L27a-like, whose amino-acid sequence MAASVNTASAGGMHHHRINFDKYHPGYFGKVGMRHYHLKRNQSFCPTVNLDKLWTLVSEQTRANAAKNKTGVAPIIDVVRSGYYKVLGKEKLPKQPVIVKAKFFS is encoded by the coding sequence ATGGCCGCATCGGTAAACACCGCAAGCGCTggaggcatgcatcatcacaggATCAACTTCGACAAATATCATCCAGGTTACTTCGGGAAAGTTGGGATGAGGCATTACCACTTAAAGAGGAACCAGAGCTTCTGCCCGACTGTCAACCTGGATAAACTGTGGACGCTGGTCAGTGAGCAGACCCGGGCCAATGCTGCCAAGAACAAGACTGGAGTTGCTCCCATCATTGATGTCGTGCGCTCGGGCTACTACAAAGTTCTGGGGAAGGAAAAGCTCCCTAAGCAGCCTGTCATCGTGAAAGCCAAATTTTTCAGCTGA